The Yersinia entomophaga nucleotide sequence GTTTACACATCCATAATCAGCAGGTACTGTATTAACCACAAGCGCAATTTTTTCACTGTCACTGTGAAGGACTCTCATGATCGAACTGAAACACTTACGCACACTGCAAGCCCTGCGTAATACCGGATCGCTGGCTGCGGCAGCTACACAACTTCATCAAACCCAATCTGCCCTGTCACATCAGTTCAGTGATTTGGAGCAGCGTCTGGGGTTCCGTTTGTTTGTACGTAAAAGCCAGCCTCTGCGTTTCACTACTCAGGGAGAAATTCTCTTGCAGTTGGCCGAGCAAGTCTTGCCGCAAATCAAACAGGCACTGCAAACCTGCAAAGAACCCCATCAAACGGCCCTGCGGATCGCTATTGAATGCCATAGTTGTATTCAGTGGCTAACTCCAGCTTTGGACAATTTTCACCAGAACTGGCCGCAGGTCGCGATGGATTTCAAATCAGGGGTCACTTTTGATCCGCAGCCCGCGCTACAACAAGGTGAACTTGATCTGGTACTGACGTCTGACATTCTGCCCCGCAGCGGTTTGCATTACTCGCCAATGTTTGATTTTGAAGTCCGTCTGGTGCTGTCGCCGGATCATCCGCTGGCAGCGAAAGCACGCATTGAACCAGAAGATTTAACCGATGAAACTCTGATGATTTATCCGGTTCAGCGCCAACGCCTGGATATTTGGCGTCATTTCCTACAGCCAGCAGGCGTTAGCCCCGCGCTAAAAAATGTCGATAACACCTTGTTATTGATCCAAATGGTGTCCGCACGTATGGGTATTGCCGCTTTGCCGCATTGGGTGGTGGAGAGTTTTGAACGTCAGGGTTTAGTCGTAACGAAAACACTGGGGGAAGGTCTATGGAGCCGACTGTACGCCGCTGTCCGTGACGGAGAGCAGCGCCAGCCGGTAACGGAAGCATTTATTCGTTCGGCGCGTCAGCACGCTTGCGCTCATCTACCTTTTGTAAAGAATGCGGAGCGACCCAACGCCGGTGTACCCACAGAGAGGCCATTATCACCGTCCCACCAATAATAAAGCTCGGCCAATGCGGTTTTTCCTGCCAGATAGCCAGGTTGACCAATAGGCCAGCAGGAACATGGACATTATTCATAATGCCGAGGGTGCCCGCATCAACCTGCGTGGCACCGTAGTTCCACATAAAATAACCCAGTGCGGAAGCTCCAACGCCCAGCCAAATCAAAACGCCCCACTGCAACTCGGTGGTTGGGAGTTTATTTGCGTTACCAAAGGCGAACCAAGCGACGACTGCGACCAACAAGGCTCCCAGATAAAACCAGGAAAAAGCGGTGTGCTGCGGAATCGGATGCACTTCCATCAGGCGTTTGTAGCCAACCTGTCCAATAGCAAAACAAACATTCGCCGCCTGAACTAAAGCCAATCCCAGCCAGAAATGCTCGCTCAGATGGTCATAACGAATGATAGCCGCGCCCACTACCGCTAATAAAGCACTGAGTGCATAACCCCAGCGTAGCCGCTGACCGCGGAGAAGATCATAAATCAGAGTGACATACAGCGGCGTCATCACGGTAAACAGCAGGAACTCCGGCACGCTGAGATACAAATAAGCACGGAAGCTGAACAGGTACATAATACCTAACTGAATAGCGCCAACGGCCATATACAGCGCAATCACTCTGCCCTGAATATTCTTCCAGCGAATAAACGGCAGGAAAACCACGGCGGCTAAACCAACGCGCATCAGCACGGAGAACCAGCTATCGACCTGACCCGCCAGATATTCGCCGATTAAGCTGAAAGAAAATGCCCACAAGATAGTGGTAATAACCAATAACAACACGATAGGTTAAGCTCATCGAAGAAATAAAAACCAATTGTATCGGAAGCGAGAGCTGAATTTTGCACCAACATGGTTGACGTATGCATAATTATTGTTCGATTGATTGTCTTTCGCAGATTCTGGCAACCAGAAATAAGGAATTTAAGATGAGACAAATACATTTTCTGCTGGGCGCTCTACTTCTGCCCACCGTAGTATTGGCACAAAACAGCCTGACGCCAACGCCTTTGGAGCAGCAACAGCGCGTATTAAATCAACAAAGTGAACTGCACCAACAGCAGCGAACTTTGATAAATCAACAGCAAGAACAGCGCCGCTTGCAGCAGCAATATCAATATTCGCAGGATCAGCGCCGTTTGTTACAGCCAACACCGGTGGCTCCGATTGCTCCCCCCGCCGATCCTTTCAAGCGAACGACGCCAACGGTACCGAGTATTCAGCCGGTAAAACCTGCCCAATAACGCTCAGATTCTCACGCCCATTAGTGTTAAAATCAGCGGCGTAGTTATTGCAGCCAACGCGGTAGACATCACTAAACTGGCAGCGGCCGGGCCGGTCAATGCGTTAAATTGTCGCGACATCAGATACACGTTGACTCCGGTCGCCATCGAGCCAAGCAATACCACCACCTGAGTTTCCAGCGGTGGTAAGCCCATGGCCCATGCTAGAACCCACACCGCCAATGGCTGAACGATCAGCTTCAGAAAACACATCGCACTGCTGATACGCCAGCCATCGCTGACACGGTATTCCGCCAATCCCATACCCAGTACCACCAATGACAGCGGCGGCGCAACCTGCCCCAACATACTGACCGGCTGATCGATCATCGGCGGCAATTTCCATCCTGTCAGACTGAATAAAGTGCCGGAGATAATGCCAATAATCAGCGGGTTGGTTAAAACACTGCGCGCGGTCTTGGCAAAGCCTTGCACCGTCAGCGAACCGTTACGCGCCCATTCCACCGACACCGTGACTAACGTCCATAAAATCAGACCGTTAAACACTAAAACCAACGCCACCGCTGGAATAGATTCTTCCCCCAGCATCAAAGTGGCTATGGGTAAACCCAGCATCACGTTATTGGAAAATATGCCGCCCAAAGCGAATACCGAGCCGGAAACACCGTCCAACTTGAATACCCGCCGGCCAATGATTCGCCCAAGAATAAACACCAACAGACAACTGCCGAAAAAGGCGATTAGCAGGCGCGCGTCTACCGCAGGCCGATCGGCAAAATTACTCATCATCCGGAATAGCATGGCCGGTAAAGCGAGGGAAAAAACGAAGCGCGTCAGGCCATCGGTAATGTTTGACGTCCATTTTCCGATTCTGACCAACCCATATCCCAGAACCAACAATACAAATAACGGCATAGACAACAAGATCTGATGCCAGAGGGAAAAGATAAAGGCGGGCATGAATAATATTCCTGTCGCGGGTTAGGGTCAGCCCGCCTGATAACGGAGGCTGACCTAATACCAACAGGAGTCTGACGGGTCAGCGTTCGGCAAAATCCACTGCGATCAAATCTATACGGTCGGTGCAGATACAGTCAACGCCCCAATCTAACAATACCCGCGCCCGCTCCGGCTTATTCACCGTATACACCAAAATATGCAATCCGGCGGCTTTCAATAGCGCCACGCGCTCCGCCGTCAGCTGTTTATGATTAATATGCAAAGATACGCAGTTCAGACGCCGCGTCAGCTCAAACCAGTTTTCATCCCATTCGTCCAGTAACAGCCCGCGTGGCAGTTCTGGGGCCGCTTCCTGCGCCGCTTCCTGCGCGGTAACAGAAAAAGAGGAAAGCAACGGAGGAATAGCCTGACCTTCCCACAACAACCGAGCCGCCAGCGCAACGACGCGGCCAGTGTAAGCTTCTACGCCGGTGGTGGGTTTTATTTCGATATTCGCCGCCATACCGTGCTCAGCGCAGCGCGCCGCCACTTCAGACAGCAAAGGCAGCCGCTCATCCTTAAACGCTGAGCTAAACCAATTACCGGCATCGAGTTGAACCAATTTATCCCAGGGCAAATCCCCCGCAACGCCCCAGCCGTTGCTGGTGCGCTCCAGCGTATCGTCATGGAGTAAAAATATCTGGCCGTCCTGAGAAAGTTTGGCGTCAAACTCAATCATTTTGTGGCCATGGCGCGCGCCGACGTCAATGGCCGCCAGCGTATTCTCTGGAGCCAGTGAACCACCGCCGCGATGAGCAACAATGGGAGGATAAGGCCAGTTTATATTCATCATTCCATCCGTAATCCGCTTTCGGTATCAAAAAAATGCAGCGCTTGCGCGGGCAGCGTGACATATAAGGTACTGCCCACATCTGGCATATTCTCATGGGAAAGACGAGCAATCACACCCTGTCCATCCCAGCGTCCATGAGCCAGATTATCCGCCCCTAGCAATTCCAGCGTTAGCAAGTTTAGCGCTACTCCGCCCTGCTCTAACGTACTGAGTTGAATATGCTCTGGTCGGATACCCAAGGTCAACCGCCGATCCGCCCATTCCGGTTTAGCATGCTCAAGCGGGATACAAGTTCCGTCGTTCAGTAAAAACTGCTCGCCGTTGGCGCTAACGCTGCCCGCTAACAAATTCATCGCCGGAGAACCAATAAAACTGGCGACAAACAGGCTGGCCGGCCGCTTATACACTTCGCTCGGCGTACCGATTTGTTCCGCTACGCCTTTATTCATCACAATGACCCGCTCGGCCAACGTCATAGCCTCTACCTGATCGTGAGTGACATATAAACTGGTGGTTTTTAATCGACGATGCAATTGCTGTAGCTCCAGACGCATTTGTACCCGCAGCTTGGCATCCAGATTCGACAATGGCTCATCGAAAAGAAAAACCGCAGGTTCCCGCACGATAGCTCGCCCCATCGCCACGCGCTGGCGCTGTCCGCCGGATAATTCGCGGGGTTTGCGTTGCAACAGCGGTTCCAACTCCAGGATTCGCGCCGCTTCGTCTACCCGCTGGCGTATTTGCTCTTTGCCAAATCCGCGGATTTTCAGGCCGTAAGCCATATTGTCGTAGACGCTCATATGGGGATAAAGAGCATAGTTTTGGAATACCATAGCGATACCGCGATCTTTGGGTTCCAGATTAGTCACCCGACGATTATCAATATAAATATCGCCGCTGGTGGTCGCCTCCAGCCCGGCAACCATTCGTAGCAAAGTGGATTTTCCGCAGCCGGAAGGGCCAACCATCACGATAAATTCGCCGTCGGCGACGTCTAGATCGATGGTTTTGATCACCGGCGTCACACCGTCATAGGATTTACTTACTGCCTGAAGCTTTAAACATGCCATATCAGATCACTTCTCACTGTCTACCAGACCGCGCACAAACCAGCGCTGCATCAGAAGAACCACCGCAACCGGTGGAATTAACGTCAGAATCATGGCCGCCATCACCTGATTCCATTGGGTCGGCGCGCCCGAACTGGAGATCATGCTGCGGATACCGGCTACGGCAGTGCCCATCGAGGCATCGCTGGTAATCAATATCGGCCACAGATACTGATTCCAGCCGTAGATAAAGGTAATAACGAACAGCGCCGCCAGATTGGTTTTTGACAGCGGCAATACGATGTCCCAGAAAAATCGCATCGCACCGGCGCCATCAATGCGCGCCGCTTCCAGCAGTTCATCCGGCAAAGTCATAAAGAATTGGCGAAACAGGAAGGTGGCCGTCGCGGAAGCCATTAGCGGCAGCGTTAATCCGGTGTAACTGTCCAACATATTCAGGTTGGCGATCACCTGAATAGTCGGAAAGATTCGCACTTCCACCGGCAGCATTAGGGTGAGAAAAATCAGCCAGAAAAACAGATTGCGCAGCGGGAAACGGAAATAAACGATG carries:
- the metR gene encoding HTH-type transcriptional regulator MetR, producing MIELKHLRTLQALRNTGSLAAAATQLHQTQSALSHQFSDLEQRLGFRLFVRKSQPLRFTTQGEILLQLAEQVLPQIKQALQTCKEPHQTALRIAIECHSCIQWLTPALDNFHQNWPQVAMDFKSGVTFDPQPALQQGELDLVLTSDILPRSGLHYSPMFDFEVRLVLSPDHPLAAKARIEPEDLTDETLMIYPVQRQRLDIWRHFLQPAGVSPALKNVDNTLLLIQMVSARMGIAALPHWVVESFERQGLVVTKTLGEGLWSRLYAAVRDGEQRQPVTEAFIRSARQHACAHLPFVKNAERPNAGVPTERPLSPSHQ
- a CDS encoding carboxylate/amino acid/amine transporter; this encodes MLLLVITTILWAFSFSLIGEYLAGQVDSWFSVLMRVGLAAVVFLPFIRWKNIQGRVIALYMAVGAIQLGIMYLFSFRAYLYLSVPEFLLFTVMTPLYVTLIYDLLRGQRLRWGYALSALLAVVGAAIIRYDHLSEHFWLGLALVQAANVCFAIGQVGYKRLMEVHPIPQHTAFSWFYLGALLVAVVAWFAFGNANKLPTTELQWGVLIWLGVGASALGYFMWNYGATQVDAGTLGIMNNVHVPAGLLVNLAIWQEKPHWPSFIIGGTVIMASLWVHRRWVAPHSLQKVDERKRADAPNE
- a CDS encoding AEC family transporter; this translates as MPAFIFSLWHQILLSMPLFVLLVLGYGLVRIGKWTSNITDGLTRFVFSLALPAMLFRMMSNFADRPAVDARLLIAFFGSCLLVFILGRIIGRRVFKLDGVSGSVFALGGIFSNNVMLGLPIATLMLGEESIPAVALVLVFNGLILWTLVTVSVEWARNGSLTVQGFAKTARSVLTNPLIIGIISGTLFSLTGWKLPPMIDQPVSMLGQVAPPLSLVVLGMGLAEYRVSDGWRISSAMCFLKLIVQPLAVWVLAWAMGLPPLETQVVVLLGSMATGVNVYLMSRQFNALTGPAAASLVMSTALAAITTPLILTLMGVRI
- the ugpQ gene encoding glycerophosphodiester phosphodiesterase; the encoded protein is MNINWPYPPIVAHRGGGSLAPENTLAAIDVGARHGHKMIEFDAKLSQDGQIFLLHDDTLERTSNGWGVAGDLPWDKLVQLDAGNWFSSAFKDERLPLLSEVAARCAEHGMAANIEIKPTTGVEAYTGRVVALAARLLWEGQAIPPLLSSFSVTAQEAAQEAAPELPRGLLLDEWDENWFELTRRLNCVSLHINHKQLTAERVALLKAAGLHILVYTVNKPERARVLLDWGVDCICTDRIDLIAVDFAER
- a CDS encoding sn-glycerol-3-phosphate import ATP-binding protein UgpC → MACLKLQAVSKSYDGVTPVIKTIDLDVADGEFIVMVGPSGCGKSTLLRMVAGLEATTSGDIYIDNRRVTNLEPKDRGIAMVFQNYALYPHMSVYDNMAYGLKIRGFGKEQIRQRVDEAARILELEPLLQRKPRELSGGQRQRVAMGRAIVREPAVFLFDEPLSNLDAKLRVQMRLELQQLHRRLKTTSLYVTHDQVEAMTLAERVIVMNKGVAEQIGTPSEVYKRPASLFVASFIGSPAMNLLAGSVSANGEQFLLNDGTCIPLEHAKPEWADRRLTLGIRPEHIQLSTLEQGGVALNLLTLELLGADNLAHGRWDGQGVIARLSHENMPDVGSTLYVTLPAQALHFFDTESGLRME
- the ugpE gene encoding sn-glycerol-3-phosphate ABC transporter permease UgpE, yielding MIENRRGLDIFCHVMLIIGVLLILFPLYVAFVAASLDDQQVFQVPITLVPGSHLWQNISNIWHGGVGSNGTPFGLMLFNSFVMAFAITVGKITVSILSAYAIVYFRFPLRNLFFWLIFLTLMLPVEVRIFPTIQVIANLNMLDSYTGLTLPLMASATATFLFRQFFMTLPDELLEAARIDGAGAMRFFWDIVLPLSKTNLAALFVITFIYGWNQYLWPILITSDASMGTAVAGIRSMISSSGAPTQWNQVMAAMILTLIPPVAVVLLMQRWFVRGLVDSEK